A part of Candida albicans SC5314 chromosome 2, complete sequence genomic DNA contains:
- the RAD7 gene encoding UV-damaged DNA-binding protein (Protein similar to S. cerevisiae Rad7p, which is a subunit of the Nucleotide Excision Repair Factor 4; induced under hydroxyurea treatment) has product MARRQRSKQGSSSQSGVKGPNSALTEFLRNEGITDAFRQRRQREQETVNEGNENDNDTNEPEQSTSAVEVTPEARRRSTRRSPSAPVEDTKDTNDDDDEIREMRRAAKRKLRAARRGSTRQPRNRHDPDNSGGDDSSSSSSGSDNDGDPNFSEDEDDLGNLNMRKFGEQDDCVDCGQTFELTVSSRFLKEKNGYLCNSCNQLLKARERKAKMNQMNARKKRKRVAQALLNKTDVKIPKLQDVCIKKITENIEDVDVLGDIGQMNMNRISMILSKNRSLNNKTISLFLSPDLKSLQFWDCSNVDSDSLNKIASYCPHLESLTLFMCGQLHNDNLQYFATQLTKLTELSLNGPFLISDVMWQDYFEEAGNRLTKFEIRNTHRFGNDSLISLLTNAGRNLTSLKLSRLDGLNAADVYGMIPHFLSPSKLTHLEISYPEKEELISDDLIISILSITGDTLVSLNLDGCSDLTEKFLIDGVAQFCPNLTHLSIQNLDQISDDGFAQALKEYSKVNVGGLLEVYLTKCIGLGDKAIYELFKHSGHTLVELSINSLDLLTKNFLSQVFTEDSHQFKKRLLQQLEESQDEEVEYYNHIRLPLLTYLDSGFVRAVDNELLSLIGESCPQLKIIEVYGDNRCTSKARIRPGLMVIGRQSDEI; this is encoded by the coding sequence atggCTAGAAGACAAAGATCTAAACAAGGTTCAAGCTCTCAAAGTGGTGTTAAAGGCCCTAACTCTGCCTTAACTGAGTTCTTACGTAATGAAGGTATTACTGACGCGTTTAGACAACGTAGACAACGCGAACAAGAGACAGTTAATGAAggtaatgaaaatgataacGATACTAATGAACCAGAGCAATCTACATCAGCTGTGGAAGTGACACCAGAAGCGCGGCGTCGGAGTACACGTCGATCTCCTAGTGCTCCAGTGGAAGACACCAAAGATACcaatgacgatgatgacgaAATCAGAGAAATGAGACGTGCTgctaaaagaaaattacGAGCAGCAAGACGCGGTTCAACACGTCAACCTCGAAATCGTCATGATCCCGATAATAGTGGTGGTGACGAtagtagtagcagtagCAGTGGCAGCGATAATGATGGTGATCCTAATTTCagtgaagatgaagatgatttgGGTAATTTAAATATGAGAAAATTTGGTGAACAAGATGATTGTGTTGATTGTGGTCAAACATTTGAATTAACCGTTAGTTCTCGTTTTCTTAAAGAAAAGAACGGATATCTATGTAATTCATGTAATCAATTGCTCAAGGCAAGAGAACGGAAAGCGAAAATGAACCAAATGAATGCTCGTAAAAAGAGGAAAAGAGTGGCTCAAgcattattaaataaaactGATGTGAAAATCCCCAAATTACAAGATGTTTgtatcaaaaaaatcacggaaaatattgaagatgTGGATGTATTAGGTGATATTGGACAAATGAATATGAATAGAATATCCATGATTCTATCTAAAAATCgttcattaaataataaaaccatttcattatttttatctCCAGATTTGAAAAGTTTACAATTTTGGGATTGTTCCAATGTCGATTCTGACtctttgaataaaataGCTTCATATTGTCCTCACTTGGAATCATTGACTTTATTTATGTGTGGACAACTtcataatgataatttacAATATTTTGCTACTCAACTAACTAAATTGACagaattatcattaaatgGACCATTTTTAATTAGTGATGTAATGTGGCAAGATTATTTTGAAGAAGCTGGTAATCGATTAactaaatttgaaattcgTAACACTCACCGATTTGGAaatgattcattaattaGTTTATTAACAAATGCTGGCAGAAACTTGACTTCATTAAAATTGTCTCGATTAGATGGTTTAAATGCTGCAGATGTATATGGGATGATTCCTCATTTCTTACTGCCATCGAAATTGACTCATTTGGAAATCTCATACCCAGAAAAGGAAGAATTGATCAGTGATGACTTGATTATTAGTATACTTTCCATTACCGGTGACACTTTGGTCTCATTGAATCTTGATGGTTGTTCTGATCTAACAGAAAAATTCTTAATTGATGGTGTGGCACAGTTTTGTCCAAATTTAACTCATTTGtctattcaaaatttagaTCAAATTAGTGATGACGGGTTTGCCCAAGCTTTGAAAGAATATCTGAAAGTCAATGTTGGTGGATTATTAGAAGTTTATCTTACAAAATGCATTGGATTAGGCGATAAAGCCATTTATGAATTATTCAAACATTCAGGTCATACATTGGTGGAATTAAGTATCAATTCATTGGATTTGTTGACGAAAAATTTCCTAAGTCAAGTTTTCACTGAAGATCTGCATCAATTTAAGAAAAGATTACTTCAACAATTGGAGGAAAGTcaagatgaagaagttgaataCTATAATCATATAAGGCTTCCATTATTGACATATTTGGATCTGGGATTTGTACGTGCTGTTGATAATGAACTTTTATCTTTGATTGGTGAGAGTTGTCCTCAGTTAAAGATAATTGAAGTATATGGTGATAATAGATGTACGTCAAAGGCAAGAATTAGACCCGGTTTAATGGTAATTGGTCGTCAAAGTGAtgaaatttaa
- a CDS encoding uncharacterized protein (Putative transcription factor with zinc finger DNA-binding motif; Hap43p-repressed gene) yields the protein MVEANFLKYFYYQACCNRSNSWINLGSAIRLAQALGMHRKIINDKIENQEISIHRRRLWRSLYVCDCVSSVNLGRPLMINTYDYDDINYPVEKLLLDENDNVERIRIIAQNATSDSAVLNRSIVQNLYNGGSINIKDSNSLALQLKLWSIELPNFLQLTSDMENQLRDPTNPNNYLFVFVHIGQLYGIMALTRPFLVHVVNRKLRPNMYKPQVTDEKQLMPFCKASIKAAFLTIKLFKFYCTFNKSRKEVFTIQSATFFASILLGFTLLEQINSKKPDHHYISVIKESIRDAISIFKLFNFNATCNRWAQHLIYMMEALNRPPAIIPSSLQQTTKTSTTTTTPVLSTHPITSTNLNYQQQQQQVPPPPPPPPGSGNVKFPFQNKNNSSPSASSISSEIDRFNDELIRWNNDNTAFEQMVNFQQYFVPNDIDVLNNNYLDAFNYTNTYKYNM from the coding sequence ATGGTTGAAgccaattttttaaaatatttttattatcaagCATGTTGTAATCGATCAAATTCTTGGATTAATCTTGGATCCGCCATTAGATTAGCTCAAGCGTTAGGTATGCATCGgaaaatcattaatgataaaattgaaaatcaagaaatatCAATTCATCGACGTCGATTATGGAGATCATTATATGTTTGTGATTGTGTTAGTAGTGTGAATTTGGGTCGTCCATTAATGATCAATACttatgattatgatgatataaattatcctgtggaaaaattattacttgatgaaaatgataatgtCGAAAGAATTCGAATTATTGCTCAAAATGCCACTAGTGATTCTGCAGTTTTGAATCGAAGTATTGTAcaaaatttatataatgGAGGttcaattaatattaaagattcaaattctttagcgttacaattaaaattatggAGTATTGAAttaccaaattttttaCAATTGACTAGTGATAtggaaaatcaattacGTGATCCAACAAATCCTAACAACTACTTGTTTGTTTTCGTTCATATTGGTCAATTATATGGAATTATGGCTTTAACGAGACCATTTTTAGTTCATGTGGTGAATCGAAAATTACGTCCTAATATGTATAAACCTCAAGTCACCGatgaaaaacaattgatgcCATTTTGTAAAGCTTCTATTAAAGCAGCTTTTttaacaattaaattatttaaattttattgtacatttaataaatcaagGAAAGAAGTATTTACAATTCAAAGTGCTACTTTTTTTGCTCTGATTCTATTAGGGTTCACATTATTAGAACAGATTAATTCGAAAAAACCCGATCATCATTATATTTCCGTGATTAAAGAATCTATTAGAGATGCAATTTctatattcaaattatttaattttaatgcTACTTGTAATCGATGGGCTCaacatttgatttatatgaTGGAAGCATTGAATAGGCCGCCAGCAATCATACCTTCTTCTttacaacaaacaacaaaaacatccactactactactactccTGTATTATCAACTCATCCAATTACCAGTACCAAcctaaattatcaacaacaacaacaacaagtaccgccaccaccaccaccaccaccaggaAGTGGTAACGTTAAATTTCcatttcaaaacaaaaacaatagtAGTCCTTCAGCATCATCGATTAGTTCAGAAATTGATCGatttaatgatgaattgattcGATggaataatgataatacggcatttgaacaaatggttaattttcaacaatattttgtacctaatgatattgatgttttaaataataattatttggATGCATTTAATTATACTAATacttataaatataatatgtAA
- the RAD23 gene encoding Rad23p (S. cerevisiae Rad23 ortholog; binds damaged DNA; Spider biofilm repressed) yields MQIIFKDFKKQTVSLDVELTDTVLSTKEKLAQEKSCESSQIKLVYSGKVLQDDKDLQSYKLKEGASIIFMINKTKKTPTPVPETKSTTGTSNVENKSTTESSTQNKAQGSTNESTTTTSSSSAPAPAPAGATTTTSEQQQPQPAASNESTFAVGSEREASIQNIMEMGYERPQVEAALRAAFNNPHRAVEYLLTGIPESLQHPVAPAQPPATGTAPAQQTEGNTSESGQQGEDEEHEGDESTQHENLFEAAAAAAGAGAGGAGSGAGAGAGSAEGDIGGLGDDQQMQLLRAALQSNPELIQPLLEQLAASNPQIANLIQQDPEAFIRMFLSGAPGSGNDLGFEFEDESGETGAGGAAAAATGEDEQGTIRIQLSEQDNNAINRLCELGFERDIVIQVYLACDKNEEVAADILFRDM; encoded by the exons atgCAAATTATATTCAAGGATTTCAAGAAACAGACCGTGTCACTTGATGTGGAATTGACTGATACt gttttatcaacaaaagaGAAATTGGCCCAGGAAAAAAGTTGTGAATCAtctcaaatcaaattagtTTATTCTGGTAAAGTTTTACAAGATGATAAAGATTTACAATCATATAAACTTAAAGAAGGAgcatcaataatttttatgATTAATAAAACGAAAAAGACTCCTACTCCAGTACCTGAAACTAAAAGTACTACTGGAACTTCTAATGTCgaaaataaatcaactaCAGAATCAAGTACTCAAAACAAAGCTCAAGGTTCTACTAatgaatcaacaacaacaacatcatcatcatcagcaCCTGCACCAGCACCTGCAGGAGCTACCACAACTACATCtgagcaacaacaaccacaaccagCAGCATCTAATGAATCTACATTTGCTGTAGGTAGTGAAAGAGAAGCTagtattcaaaatattatgGAAATGGGTTATGAAAGACCACAAGTTGAAGCTGCATTAAGAGCCGCATTTAATAATCCTCATCGTGCTgttgaatatttattgaCTGGTATTCCAGAATCTTTACAACATCCAGTAGCTCCAGCACAACCACCAGCAACAGGAACAGCACCAGCACAGCAAACTGAAGGTAATACATCAGAAAGTGGTCAACAAggtgaagatgaagaacaTGAAGGCGATGAATCTACTCAACatgaaaatttatttgaagctgctgctgctgctgctggaGCTGGTGCCGGTGGAGCTGGTTCAGGAGCTGGAGCTGGAGCCGGATCAGCCGAAGGTGATATTGGTGGATTAGGTGATGATCAACAAATGCAACTTTTAAGAGCTGCATTACAATCCAATCCAGAATTGATTCAACCATTATTAGAACAACTTGCTGCTTCAAATCCTCAAATTGCTaatttgattcaacaaGATCCAGAAGCATTTATAAGAATGTTTTTATCAGGAGCTCCTGGTTCTGGTAATGATTTaggatttgaatttgaagatgaaagTGGTGAAACTGGTGCTGGCggtgctgctgctgctgctactGGTGAAGATGAACAAGGTACTATTCGTATTCAATTGAGTGAACAAGATAACAATGCCATCAATAGATTATGTGAACTTGGATTTGAACGTGATATTGTTATTCAAGTGTATTTGGCTTGTGATAAGAATGAAGAAGTTGCTGCTGATATTTTGTTTAGAGATATGTAA
- a CDS encoding putative acireductone synthase (Ortholog(s) have role in L-methionine biosynthetic process from methylthioadenosine and cytosol, nucleus localization) produces MTTTAKTDDIPIDTVILDIEGTVCPITFVKDTLFPYFIEKLPSILDKFQYPLSNTSASSDDQVLNILKQLPDNITKSSESIYKHFKNLVDQDIKDPILKSLQGLIWKQGYEKNELQAPIYQDSIEFIESFPTKSSTNNKIYIYSSGSIKAQILLFGHVKSTTTTITNEVIDLNPKLNGYFDITTAGFKNQSNSYKKILQEINKSSTPKSVLFLSDNINEVNAAIEAGMKSYIVIRPGNPPIDDDDDGNDDKINHKIIYSLDELDL; encoded by the coding sequence ATGACAACTACAGCCAAAACAGATGATATCCCAATTGATACAGTGATTTTAGATATTGAAGGAACAGTATGTCCCATAACTTTTGTTAAAGATACGTTATTTCCTtatttcattgaaaaattaccaTCAATTTTAgataaatttcaatatccaTTATCAAACACCAGTGCTAGTTCTGATGATCAAGTtttgaatatattgaaacaattacCAGATAATATCACTAAATCAAGCGAATCTATTTATAAacattttaaaaatttagtTGATCAAGATATTAAAGATCctattttaaaatcattacAAGGATTAATTTGGAAACAAGgttatgaaaaaaatgaattacaAGCAccaatttatcaagattcaattgaatttattgaatcattCCCTACAAAAAGTAGTACtaataacaaaatttatatttattcatcTGGTTCAATAAAGGcccaaattttattattcgGTCACgtaaaatcaacaacaacaacaataactaatgaagttattgatttaaatccTAAATTGAATGGATATTTTGATATTACTACAGCAGGAtttaaaaatcaatcaaattcatataaaaaaattttacaagaaataaataaatcatcGACACCTAAATCGGTGTTATTTTTAAgtgataatattaatgaagTTAATGCTGCTATTGAAGCAGGGATGAAAAGCTATATTGTTATACGTCCTGGAAATCCGcctattgatgatgatgatgatggtaatgatgataaaatcaaccataaaattatttattcattagATGAATTGGATTTATAA